Proteins from one Staphylococcus saprophyticus subsp. saprophyticus ATCC 15305 = NCTC 7292 genomic window:
- a CDS encoding DUF3021 domain-containing protein — MKRFFHGVTIGITIGVFVSLIFSTLFAHHQFHPVSPESTMGSIYFAHLTELQIMFIAVVIWALIGITFSYGALIFSNSRKTLWFKTLTHFSLMLIIMFPLAILAGWFPLKLSAIILFVVIYTIVYFIIWGIETRRNQQDIDEINTMLSKRKG, encoded by the coding sequence ATGAAACGATTCTTTCACGGTGTAACCATTGGTATTACGATTGGCGTCTTTGTCTCTTTAATATTTTCAACACTATTTGCGCACCACCAATTTCATCCAGTTTCTCCAGAATCAACGATGGGTAGCATTTACTTTGCACATTTAACTGAATTACAAATTATGTTTATTGCTGTTGTGATATGGGCATTAATCGGTATCACATTCAGTTATGGCGCGCTTATCTTTTCGAATTCACGAAAGACATTATGGTTTAAAACATTAACTCACTTTAGTTTAATGCTCATCATCATGTTCCCACTGGCTATATTAGCTGGATGGTTTCCTCTTAAACTTTCAGCAATCATACTATTTGTGGTCATTTATACAATTGTTTATTTTATCATTTGGGGTATTGAAACAAGACGTAATCAACAAGATATAGACGAAATTAATACCATGCTCTCAAAACGGAAGGGATGA
- a CDS encoding thiolase family protein has product MRDAYIVAYGRSAAGKAKNGAMAHERPDEVAAKVLKGVLERVGGSFEPSMVEDVIVGNSFPEGLQGQNIARTIALLAGLPNEVPGQTVNRYCSSGLQTIAHAANQIIADQADVIVAGGIELMSAVPMGGNEPTNNPILQDEDSGVSYPMGLTAEMVAETYHVSREDQDAYAVQSHQRAAEAQQSGKFDDEIIPIEVNQVTYDDNGPVVSKAVFKEDELIRPDTNKETLAKLPTVFKADGTVTAGSSAPLTDGSGFVVVMSGDKVKELGVEPIARFVGFKAVGVDPKLMGIGPAYAIPEVLEQANLDVNDIDLVELNEAFASQTLASMREVGLDAEKTNVNGGAIALGHPLGATGAMLVGRLLSEMKKRPETRYGMVTMCIGVGMGAAGIFEYVR; this is encoded by the coding sequence ATGCGAGACGCATATATAGTAGCTTACGGACGTTCAGCAGCTGGCAAAGCCAAAAATGGTGCTATGGCACATGAAAGACCAGATGAGGTTGCTGCAAAAGTATTAAAAGGTGTATTAGAAAGAGTCGGTGGTTCGTTTGAACCGAGTATGGTTGAAGATGTCATTGTAGGGAATTCATTCCCAGAAGGTTTACAAGGGCAAAATATCGCTAGAACCATTGCTTTGCTAGCAGGTCTACCGAATGAAGTACCAGGTCAAACGGTCAATCGTTATTGCTCATCAGGACTTCAAACTATTGCACATGCAGCAAATCAAATTATTGCCGATCAGGCAGATGTTATTGTCGCAGGTGGTATTGAATTGATGAGCGCTGTGCCAATGGGTGGTAATGAACCAACGAATAATCCGATTCTTCAAGATGAAGATTCAGGCGTTTCATACCCGATGGGGCTTACAGCGGAAATGGTAGCAGAAACATATCATGTTTCTAGAGAAGATCAAGACGCATATGCAGTTCAAAGTCATCAACGCGCAGCAGAAGCGCAACAATCTGGTAAATTTGATGATGAAATTATACCTATTGAAGTCAATCAAGTAACATATGATGACAATGGACCTGTTGTTAGTAAAGCAGTATTTAAAGAAGATGAACTCATTAGACCAGATACAAATAAAGAAACTTTAGCTAAATTACCAACCGTATTTAAGGCTGACGGTACAGTGACGGCAGGCTCCTCGGCCCCATTAACAGATGGCTCAGGTTTTGTCGTTGTGATGTCTGGTGACAAAGTGAAGGAGCTAGGCGTAGAACCTATTGCACGCTTTGTTGGATTTAAAGCAGTAGGGGTAGATCCTAAATTGATGGGTATCGGTCCAGCATATGCGATTCCAGAAGTATTGGAACAAGCTAACTTAGACGTTAATGATATTGATTTAGTAGAATTAAATGAAGCATTCGCTTCTCAAACATTGGCTTCTATGAGAGAAGTGGGATTAGATGCTGAGAAGACGAATGTAAATGGCGGTGCCATTGCACTTGGACATCCACTTGGTGCTACAGGTGCGATGTTAGTAGGGCGCTTATTGTCTGAAATGAAGAAACGCCCAGAAACACGATACGGTATGGTTACCATGTGTATCGGTGTAGGTATGGGCGCAGCTGGAATTTTTGAATATGTGAGATAA
- a CDS encoding 3-hydroxyacyl-CoA dehydrogenase/enoyl-CoA hydratase family protein: MTIRKATVLGAGTMGSQIAALLVNAGLKVKLLDIVIDENEPNKISKKAYEIITNPKRPQLFDLSFASNLTYGNFNEDLAGEDDADIYIEAVKEEVDIKHQIWNKVKDVAKDEAIFATNTSGIPIESIADVFEDSDKERFFGMHFFNPPRIMKLVEVIPNSKTSKSVVDRVQRFAEDVLGKGVIVANDVPGFVANRVGTQTMNDIMYRAEVQGFSITEVDALTGRSIGRPKMGTYGLSDLVGLDIAIAVIKGLQQIPEEQPFFHDVKLSEKLAEKGALGNKTKQGFYKKVNKKRYVFDSKQNDYVEPQKPHLEILGQFGKDLAKNLDVIFNAQDDAGVFLWETLRNNFYYSAINVPKAAESFKDIDRALVWGFNWKQGPFQLWDLMGFERVKARMKEEVGQLPDWIEQRNESFYAKGETIERITPVAEYVDQELWDRSDSNLSVANKDQLLLKLQSKNNVISNSFLDDLLEAIDTLEREDYSSMVIYAGGFNFSVGANLFQMKQAHEEGRVVEEVGAAVEQLHHVFARLKYALKPIVTAVQGKALGGGCELVLHSPIVVAASESYIGLVETGVGLLPAGGGLAELSDRILRTNHKNDDKQKSITDILMQIGFAKVSTNAYEAVRYGYLRNTDTIILNTEKRVEVALNRARYESQTNYIPTPKAQYIALGKDFKALAEGQLDAQRIGHFISDYDYEITLKVAEVLGGGDIPRNTYINQRYLQKLEKERFLELLQNKKTYDRISHILETGKPLRN; encoded by the coding sequence ATGACAATAAGAAAAGCAACGGTGTTAGGTGCAGGAACAATGGGGAGTCAAATTGCTGCGCTACTAGTCAACGCAGGATTAAAAGTAAAATTACTAGATATTGTGATTGACGAGAACGAACCAAATAAAATTTCAAAAAAAGCATATGAAATTATCACAAATCCTAAACGTCCACAATTATTCGATTTATCATTTGCCTCTAACCTGACGTACGGTAATTTTAATGAGGATTTAGCAGGGGAAGACGATGCAGATATCTATATTGAAGCAGTAAAAGAAGAAGTTGATATCAAACATCAAATTTGGAACAAAGTGAAAGACGTGGCTAAAGACGAAGCAATATTTGCCACGAATACGTCAGGTATTCCAATCGAATCAATTGCAGATGTCTTTGAAGATAGTGACAAAGAAAGATTTTTCGGAATGCATTTCTTTAATCCACCACGCATCATGAAATTAGTTGAAGTGATTCCTAATAGCAAGACTTCGAAATCGGTTGTCGATCGCGTGCAACGTTTTGCTGAAGACGTGTTAGGTAAAGGTGTTATCGTTGCTAACGATGTACCTGGATTTGTAGCGAACCGTGTTGGTACACAAACAATGAACGACATTATGTATCGCGCAGAAGTACAAGGATTTTCAATCACAGAAGTAGATGCACTGACAGGTCGCAGTATCGGGCGTCCAAAAATGGGAACTTATGGTTTATCAGATTTGGTAGGTCTTGATATCGCGATTGCAGTTATTAAAGGACTACAACAAATACCTGAAGAACAACCATTCTTCCATGATGTGAAACTATCCGAAAAACTTGCAGAAAAAGGTGCACTCGGCAATAAAACAAAACAAGGATTCTATAAAAAGGTAAACAAAAAGCGTTACGTCTTTGATTCTAAACAAAATGATTATGTTGAGCCACAGAAACCACATTTAGAAATATTAGGTCAATTCGGCAAAGATTTAGCTAAAAATTTAGATGTCATTTTTAATGCACAAGATGATGCTGGTGTGTTTTTATGGGAGACGCTAAGAAATAACTTCTATTATTCAGCAATTAATGTACCTAAAGCGGCAGAATCTTTCAAAGACATTGATAGAGCGCTTGTATGGGGCTTTAACTGGAAACAAGGTCCATTCCAATTATGGGATTTAATGGGTTTCGAACGTGTGAAAGCACGTATGAAAGAAGAGGTAGGACAGTTACCTGATTGGATAGAGCAACGCAATGAATCATTTTATGCAAAAGGTGAGACTATCGAGCGCATTACGCCCGTAGCGGAATATGTTGATCAAGAACTATGGGATAGATCAGATTCTAATCTGTCTGTAGCAAATAAAGATCAATTATTACTAAAACTACAAAGTAAGAATAATGTTATTTCAAATAGCTTCCTTGATGACTTACTTGAAGCTATCGATACATTAGAGCGTGAAGACTATAGTAGCATGGTGATTTACGCAGGTGGATTTAATTTCAGTGTCGGTGCAAACTTATTCCAAATGAAACAAGCACATGAAGAAGGACGCGTTGTAGAAGAAGTCGGTGCAGCCGTTGAGCAACTGCATCATGTCTTTGCAAGATTAAAATATGCGCTTAAACCGATTGTTACAGCTGTACAAGGTAAAGCGCTTGGTGGTGGCTGTGAACTTGTACTACATTCACCGATTGTTGTTGCTGCCAGTGAATCATATATTGGTCTAGTTGAGACAGGTGTCGGATTATTACCTGCAGGTGGCGGACTTGCAGAGTTATCAGATAGAATTCTTCGCACAAACCATAAAAATGATGACAAACAAAAATCAATTACTGATATACTCATGCAAATCGGCTTTGCCAAAGTATCAACTAACGCATATGAAGCGGTTAGATATGGTTATTTAAGAAATACAGATACAATTATTTTAAATACAGAAAAACGTGTCGAAGTTGCTTTAAACCGAGCGCGTTATGAATCGCAAACAAATTATATTCCAACACCAAAAGCACAGTATATTGCTTTAGGCAAAGACTTTAAAGCGCTGGCAGAAGGACAGTTGGATGCGCAGCGTATAGGTCATTTCATTAGTGACTATGATTACGAGATTACGTTGAAAGTGGCTGAAGTATTAGGCGGTGGAGATATTCCTCGTAACACATATATCAATCAAAGATATTTGCAAAAGCTTGAAAAAGAGAGATTTTTAGAATTGTTACAAAACAAAAAAACATATGACAGAATTTCTCATATCTTAGAAACTGGTAAACCACTACGCAACTAA
- a CDS encoding DUF4188 domain-containing protein: MNQGRYTVLPNESVTVFLIGLHINKWYKVHHWLPVLLAMPPMLSELSKDKSLGCLSYEMLFKYRGVMIVQYWETNEKLLSYAKMPVHLKAWRKFSKKLKHNEAVGFYHETYNVDSHQYENIYINMPDFGLGKALGNEPVSKATHTAKQRLKKHT; encoded by the coding sequence ATGAATCAAGGTCGTTATACTGTACTACCTAATGAATCGGTCACTGTATTTTTGATTGGCCTTCACATCAACAAGTGGTATAAAGTCCATCACTGGTTGCCTGTACTTTTAGCTATGCCACCAATGCTCTCGGAATTATCAAAGGATAAATCACTCGGTTGTTTATCTTATGAAATGTTGTTTAAATATCGTGGTGTTATGATCGTTCAATATTGGGAAACAAACGAAAAATTGCTTAGTTATGCAAAAATGCCTGTACATTTAAAAGCTTGGCGCAAATTCTCGAAAAAATTAAAGCATAATGAAGCCGTTGGTTTTTACCATGAAACATATAATGTAGATTCCCATCAATATGAAAATATTTATATCAATATGCCTGATTTCGGTCTCGGCAAAGCACTCGGTAATGAACCTGTAAGCAAAGCCACACATACTGCAAAACAACGACTAAAAAAACATACTTAA